A genome region from Clostridium pasteurianum includes the following:
- a CDS encoding replication-associated recombination protein A: MNYNQGSLFENKNSTPLAERMRPRTLDEYIGQGHILGKGKALRNMLKNDNITSMIFWGPPGVGKTTLAMIIAAMTKYEFIEFSAATSGINEIKKVMLKAENNKRFGIRTLLFIDEIHRFNKSQQDIFLPHVENGDIVLIGATTENPSFEINSALLSRCRVFVMKPLSIENIVELLKNTLNDSRGFKNKKIRISDKLLNSIAIYSNGDARTSLNVLEMAVLSSKSKDGTMTITKNILEDCMQNKSLLYDKNGEEHYNLISALHKSMRNSDPDAAIYWLARMLEGGENPLYIARRLIRFSSEDVGVADTNALNVAVNVYNACHYIGMPECSVNLTEAVVYLSLAPKSNSLYAAYEKAKKDAKETLSEGVPLNLRNATTKLMLSLGYSKGYKYAHDFENKVTNMQCMPDNLKNQKYYFPTEEGNEKKFKSRMEYLKKIKN; encoded by the coding sequence ATGAACTATAATCAAGGTTCATTATTTGAGAACAAAAATAGTACTCCCCTGGCTGAACGCATGAGGCCAAGAACTTTAGATGAATATATAGGTCAAGGGCATATATTAGGAAAAGGAAAAGCTCTTAGAAATATGCTCAAGAACGATAACATTACTTCAATGATATTCTGGGGGCCTCCAGGTGTTGGTAAAACAACTCTGGCCATGATAATAGCTGCTATGACTAAATACGAATTTATTGAATTTAGTGCAGCAACTTCAGGAATAAATGAAATTAAGAAGGTTATGCTAAAGGCTGAAAATAATAAACGTTTTGGAATACGCACTTTACTTTTTATAGATGAAATTCACAGATTCAACAAATCTCAACAGGATATTTTTCTGCCTCATGTCGAAAATGGAGATATAGTTCTAATAGGTGCAACTACAGAAAATCCGTCCTTCGAAATTAATTCCGCATTACTTTCAAGGTGTAGAGTTTTTGTTATGAAGCCACTTTCTATAGAAAATATAGTTGAACTTTTAAAAAATACCCTTAATGATTCAAGAGGCTTTAAAAACAAAAAAATACGAATTTCAGATAAGCTTTTAAATTCAATAGCAATATACTCAAATGGAGATGCTCGAACTTCTCTTAATGTTCTTGAAATGGCGGTGCTAAGCAGCAAATCAAAAGATGGAACTATGACCATAACTAAAAATATATTAGAAGACTGTATGCAGAATAAATCACTTTTGTATGATAAAAACGGCGAAGAGCATTATAATTTAATTTCTGCTTTGCACAAATCCATGAGAAATAGTGACCCTGATGCTGCAATTTATTGGCTTGCTAGAATGCTGGAAGGTGGGGAAAATCCTCTGTATATAGCAAGAAGACTTATACGTTTTTCTTCTGAAGATGTAGGTGTTGCTGATACTAATGCTTTGAATGTAGCGGTAAATGTTTATAATGCCTGTCACTATATAGGCATGCCTGAATGCAGCGTAAACCTTACAGAAGCTGTAGTTTATCTATCCTTAGCCCCTAAATCAAATTCTCTTTATGCTGCATATGAAAAAGCAAAAAAGGATGCAAAAGAAACTCTCTCCGAAGGTGTTCCTCTTAATCTCAGAAATGCCACAACGAAACTAATGTTAAGTTTGGGTTATTCAAAAGGCTATAAATACGCACATGATTTTGAAAATAAAGTAACAAACATGCAGTGTATGCCTGATAATTTAAAAAATCAGAAATACTATTTTCCAACAGAAGAAGGTAATGAGAAAAAATTTAAAAGCAGAATGGAGTATTTGAAAAAAATCAAAAATTAA
- a CDS encoding MFS transporter, with protein sequence MNLVENKHYSKWTILFVVVMMSFISCVDSSIVNVALPVMAKKLSVSMAEIEWVVASYVMVICASLLIFGRLGDMKGKSSIFKIGTIVFTAASLMCGFSSSLIMLLIFRVLQGIGAGAYMANNQGIITQIFPKEERGKALGILASAVALGTMIGPPVGGFIISLFSWNYIFLVNVPIGIIAFIAGLLVLPKGKNIDEKFDTKGSVLYFMVIILLFGSLIGEQQLGYKNPIIIVSFVLSIICLIVFIALQRKTKFPLLNLEIFKNDLFSLSLFCALVSFVCISASIIIIPFYLQDTLKMSSANSGLFMMIQPIIIALISPITGNMSDKLGAKILTLVGLISMSGGFLLMSFLNEHSLLINAALCIVLIALGQGFFQPANNSLIMSTVSKNKLGIAGSINSLVRNLGQMIGITLSTTILYNFMSIKIGHRVVDYVFGRDDVFVYGMRYVYMTLVFICLFGIFLTTFRIYRKRF encoded by the coding sequence ATGAATTTAGTAGAAAATAAACATTACAGCAAATGGACTATTTTATTTGTTGTAGTAATGATGTCCTTTATATCTTGCGTTGACAGCAGTATTGTAAATGTAGCATTACCTGTAATGGCGAAAAAGCTTTCAGTGAGTATGGCTGAAATAGAGTGGGTTGTTGCTAGCTATGTTATGGTTATATGTGCTAGTCTTTTGATATTTGGAAGATTGGGTGATATGAAGGGAAAGTCAAGTATATTTAAAATTGGTACTATAGTGTTTACTGCTGCTTCACTTATGTGTGGATTTTCAAGCTCTTTAATAATGCTTTTGATTTTTAGAGTATTGCAGGGTATAGGAGCTGGAGCCTATATGGCTAATAATCAAGGTATTATAACTCAAATTTTTCCTAAAGAGGAGAGAGGAAAAGCACTTGGAATTTTAGCATCAGCAGTTGCACTAGGAACAATGATAGGTCCTCCAGTAGGTGGCTTCATCATAAGTTTGTTTAGTTGGAATTATATATTTCTTGTAAATGTTCCTATAGGAATAATAGCTTTTATAGCAGGATTATTAGTGCTTCCAAAAGGTAAAAATATTGATGAAAAATTTGATACAAAAGGATCAGTATTATATTTTATGGTAATAATACTCTTATTTGGGTCTTTAATTGGCGAGCAGCAGCTTGGATACAAAAATCCAATAATTATAGTGAGTTTTGTTTTATCAATAATTTGTTTAATAGTATTTATTGCATTACAAAGGAAAACTAAGTTTCCACTTTTGAATCTTGAAATTTTTAAGAATGATTTATTTTCATTAAGTTTGTTTTGTGCTCTCGTATCTTTTGTCTGTATAAGTGCTTCAATAATTATAATTCCATTTTATTTACAGGATACATTAAAAATGTCTTCTGCAAATTCAGGACTATTTATGATGATTCAGCCAATAATTATAGCTTTAATTTCCCCTATTACAGGCAATATGTCAGATAAGCTAGGGGCAAAAATATTAACACTCGTAGGACTTATATCTATGTCAGGCGGTTTTTTACTTATGTCATTTTTGAATGAACATTCTCTTTTAATAAATGCAGCATTGTGTATAGTTTTAATAGCATTAGGACAAGGCTTTTTTCAACCAGCTAACAATTCGCTAATAATGTCTACGGTTTCTAAAAATAAGCTTGGAATAGCAGGCAGTATTAATTCTCTAGTAAGAAATTTAGGACAAATGATAGGGATAACATTATCTACAACTATTTTATACAATTTTATGAGTATTAAGATAGGACATAGAGTAGTAGACTATGTTTTCGGAAGAGATGATGTTTTTGTTTATGGAATGAGATATGTGTATATGACTTTGGTATTTATATGTTTGTTTGGAATATTTTTAACTACATTTAGAATATATAGGAAGCGTTTTTAA
- a CDS encoding AraC family transcriptional regulator, producing MERNNQNYFYKKMPDKNFVVDIFKKSHNTKGTVMNAHWHEHLQFFYFIKGNALLRCDSKEIQVCAKDFIVINSNELHYMKSLCNNLTYYVFRIDLSFLFSNQADSCQTKFMTPLANNLISFKNLVRNNTKIEKCSESIIKEYFSKKIGFELAIKSYVLRLIVILLRNYIEKIYTKKQFDFKVTKLKQIDNILKYIQSNFTKKITINELANLAHISNYHFCRLFKQSTGKTVIEYINDLRLKKAILLLKDSTLNITEIALSCGFNDANYFSRVFKNNIKMSPSQKRSEVRVF from the coding sequence ATGGAGAGAAATAATCAAAATTACTTTTATAAGAAAATGCCAGATAAAAATTTTGTTGTGGATATATTTAAAAAAAGTCATAATACTAAAGGTACTGTAATGAATGCACATTGGCATGAGCATCTCCAATTTTTTTATTTTATTAAGGGCAACGCACTACTTCGATGTGATTCTAAAGAAATACAGGTTTGTGCAAAAGACTTCATTGTCATAAACAGTAATGAACTTCATTATATGAAAAGCCTGTGTAATAACTTAACATACTATGTATTTAGAATAGATTTATCATTCCTCTTTAGTAATCAAGCTGACTCATGCCAAACCAAATTTATGACACCTCTTGCAAATAATCTGATTTCATTTAAAAACTTAGTTAGAAATAATACTAAGATAGAGAAATGTTCTGAAAGCATTATAAAAGAATACTTTTCAAAGAAAATAGGCTTTGAACTTGCCATAAAATCATACGTGCTTAGATTAATAGTCATACTCCTCAGAAATTACATTGAAAAAATTTATACCAAAAAACAATTTGATTTTAAAGTAACCAAACTAAAACAAATTGATAATATATTGAAATATATACAAAGTAATTTCACTAAAAAAATAACTATAAATGAACTGGCAAATCTAGCCCACATCAGTAATTATCATTTTTGTAGACTTTTTAAACAATCTACCGGTAAAACAGTAATAGAATATATCAATGACTTGCGACTAAAAAAAGCTATACTGCTTTTAAAAGACAGCACACTAAATATAACTGAAATAGCCCTATCCTGCGGCTTTAACGATGCAAATTACTTCAGTAGAGTTTTTAAAAACAATATAAAAATGTCACCTTCTCAAAAAAGAAGCGAAGTAAGAGTATTTTGA
- the ilvD gene encoding dihydroxy-acid dehydratase encodes MRKKAPEIDSLRLGSGWTLEELEKPQIVIESSFGHSHPGSAHLNTLVDEVFDILKDNGGRGAKYFATDICDGETQGHDGMNYSLASRDIMADLMEIHVKATPFDGGVFIASCDKAMPAHLMAMARLDMPAIMLPGGIMNAGPNMLTLEQIGTYAAQYERGEITKKQYDYYKCNACPSCGACSFMGTASTMQIMSEALGMALPGTALIPVTSKELKKAAEKVSKQIFKLIELDLKPSDIMTKEAFENAIMVHAAIAGSSNGILHLPAIAHELNIEIKPELFDEIHRRIPYILNVRPSGFYPGSYFWNAGGVPRVMEEIKEFLHLDVMTVTGKTLGENLDEIRKSDYYREHEKLIQALGVKREDIIKPKENPIQKQGALAILKGNLAPEGAVVKHSAVSKKLMKVTLKARVFNCEEDAIKAVLTKDIKPGDAVFIRYEGPKGSGMPEMFYTTEAIASDPELVESIALITDGRFSGATRGPAIGHVSPEASEGGPIALVEEGDLIRVDIPARRLDIIGVAGTEKTEKEIESILKERKKNWVKPAPRYTKGVLGLYTKCAVSPMKGGYMK; translated from the coding sequence ATGAGAAAGAAAGCTCCCGAAATTGATTCACTTAGATTGGGATCTGGTTGGACACTTGAAGAATTGGAAAAACCACAAATAGTGATTGAAAGTAGTTTTGGTCATAGTCATCCTGGTAGTGCACATCTTAATACTTTAGTTGATGAAGTGTTTGATATATTAAAAGATAATGGAGGCAGAGGTGCTAAATATTTTGCTACAGATATATGTGATGGGGAGACTCAAGGACATGATGGCATGAATTATTCACTTGCTTCAAGAGATATAATGGCAGATCTTATGGAAATTCATGTGAAAGCTACTCCCTTTGATGGGGGCGTATTTATAGCAAGTTGTGATAAAGCAATGCCTGCTCACTTGATGGCAATGGCAAGGTTAGATATGCCAGCTATAATGCTTCCAGGTGGAATTATGAATGCAGGACCTAATATGCTTACACTTGAGCAAATTGGTACTTATGCTGCTCAATATGAAAGAGGAGAAATAACAAAGAAGCAATATGATTATTATAAATGTAATGCATGTCCAAGCTGCGGTGCTTGTTCTTTTATGGGAACAGCTTCTACGATGCAGATTATGTCAGAAGCGCTTGGGATGGCTCTTCCTGGTACAGCTTTAATACCAGTAACTTCAAAAGAATTAAAAAAAGCTGCTGAAAAAGTTTCAAAACAAATATTTAAGCTTATAGAATTGGATTTAAAGCCATCAGATATAATGACAAAAGAAGCATTTGAAAACGCAATAATGGTACATGCAGCTATTGCAGGTTCAAGTAATGGAATTTTGCATCTTCCAGCTATAGCTCATGAGCTTAACATAGAAATAAAACCAGAATTATTTGATGAAATTCACAGAAGGATTCCATATATCCTTAATGTAAGACCAAGTGGATTTTATCCAGGTTCATATTTCTGGAATGCAGGTGGAGTTCCAAGAGTAATGGAGGAGATTAAGGAATTTTTACATTTAGATGTTATGACGGTTACTGGAAAAACATTAGGTGAAAATCTAGATGAAATAAGAAAAAGTGATTATTATAGGGAACATGAAAAATTAATACAAGCTTTGGGAGTAAAAAGGGAAGATATAATAAAACCTAAAGAAAATCCAATTCAAAAACAAGGAGCTTTGGCTATTTTAAAAGGAAATTTAGCCCCAGAAGGAGCAGTAGTAAAGCATTCCGCAGTATCTAAAAAATTAATGAAGGTAACTTTAAAGGCAAGAGTATTTAATTGTGAAGAAGATGCAATTAAGGCTGTACTTACTAAAGATATAAAACCCGGTGATGCTGTATTCATAAGGTATGAAGGACCAAAAGGATCTGGAATGCCAGAGATGTTTTATACAACAGAGGCTATTGCATCTGACCCAGAATTAGTGGAATCTATAGCTCTTATTACTGATGGAAGATTTTCAGGGGCAACTAGAGGCCCAGCAATAGGACATGTTTCTCCAGAAGCAAGTGAAGGTGGACCCATAGCACTTGTTGAAGAAGGAGATTTAATTAGAGTAGATATACCGGCAAGAAGGCTTGACATAATAGGAGTGGCTGGCACAGAAAAAACAGAAAAAGAAATTGAAAGTATATTAAAAGAAAGAAAGAAAAATTGGGTAAAACCTGCACCAAGGTATACTAAGGGAGTTTTAGGACTTTACACTAAATGTGCTGTATCACCTATGAAGGGTGGATATATGAAGTAA
- a CDS encoding FadR/GntR family transcriptional regulator, protein MEDGRTSDKVLKKIQEKIFSGEWKPGQKIMSETKLAEELNVSRVSVREGIEKLAAFNILSKKKGGGTYINDLGPSVYLNSLLPMLILDKDNYLDILEFRLIMEPETAKLCTERCDDKLIEELEITYKNMMDYRNDIKKFTEEDLKFHTKIAEGSENSLIIKITELLANILNCHQRGLYECLGPKGGIREHRLILDAIKNRDPELAFIYAKGHALRTIDDLKKLKNLK, encoded by the coding sequence ATGGAAGATGGTAGAACAAGCGATAAGGTTCTAAAGAAAATACAAGAAAAAATTTTTAGTGGGGAATGGAAACCTGGCCAAAAAATTATGTCTGAAACTAAACTAGCCGAAGAGCTAAATGTAAGCAGAGTATCTGTAAGAGAAGGCATAGAAAAATTAGCTGCGTTTAATATTTTGAGCAAAAAGAAAGGTGGAGGTACATACATAAATGATTTGGGGCCTTCAGTGTATTTAAATAGTTTACTGCCAATGCTCATTTTAGATAAGGATAATTATTTAGATATATTAGAATTTAGGTTAATTATGGAGCCAGAAACGGCTAAATTATGTACTGAAAGATGTGATGATAAATTAATTGAAGAACTTGAAATAACATATAAAAATATGATGGATTATAGAAATGATATAAAGAAATTCACCGAAGAGGATTTAAAGTTTCATACTAAAATTGCAGAAGGAAGTGAAAATTCTTTAATAATAAAAATAACTGAGCTTCTTGCGAATATACTTAACTGTCATCAAAGAGGATTATATGAATGTCTTGGTCCTAAAGGGGGAATACGTGAACACAGACTTATCTTAGATGCTATAAAAAATAGAGATCCAGAATTGGCTTTTATTTATGCAAAAGGTCATGCACTTAGAACTATAGATGATTTAAAAAAATTGAAGAACTTAAAATAG
- a CDS encoding serpin family protein produces the protein MKAKSKILIVFILICIGSISIAFFNKYRCGKAEVTPKTPKIQAERKINTDFAKSASDFSVEIFKRTALSKENVSSSPLSAYIALGLTLNGADGNTKEALESVLNEYKLNDDELNLNYKYLIGNLTQNMGNTKFNIANSLWYSKDFKIKKEFVQKNQLYFNAEAYGINFGNKDVAKKINDWVKNKTNNLIDKLIDKVEPDAKMYLINTVCFKGKWKDPFKTKNTFKDDFKDESGNTKVKFMKNSVFINFIKTEKEEAVELPYDDNRFDFIAVMPASNINLNDYINSFDENTIKNMLGNMTGGEVTVMLPKFTSEFQMSLNDVLKSMGLDNLFNKNEADFSKMYYRANDIDNNLYISDIQHKTFVKIDESGTEAAAATEIKPKETLCRPTKDNIEIKFNRPFVYMIIDTKTSIPVFMGVMRNPS, from the coding sequence ATGAAGGCTAAAAGCAAAATATTGATAGTATTTATTTTAATATGTATTGGCTCAATTTCAATTGCCTTTTTTAATAAATATAGATGTGGCAAAGCAGAAGTAACGCCTAAAACACCGAAGATCCAAGCAGAAAGAAAAATAAATACTGATTTTGCGAAATCGGCATCAGATTTTTCTGTTGAAATTTTTAAAAGGACTGCATTATCAAAGGAAAATGTAAGTAGTTCACCTTTATCTGCGTACATAGCTTTAGGATTAACTTTAAATGGAGCTGATGGAAATACAAAAGAAGCACTGGAAAGTGTACTAAATGAGTACAAGCTTAATGACGATGAGCTCAATTTGAATTATAAATATTTAATTGGTAATCTCACTCAAAACATGGGAAATACAAAATTTAATATAGCAAATTCATTGTGGTATTCAAAAGATTTTAAGATAAAAAAGGAATTTGTCCAAAAAAATCAATTATATTTTAATGCAGAAGCTTATGGTATAAATTTTGGTAATAAAGATGTAGCAAAGAAAATTAATGATTGGGTGAAAAATAAAACTAATAATTTAATAGATAAATTAATTGATAAAGTAGAGCCTGATGCAAAAATGTACTTAATAAATACAGTTTGTTTCAAAGGAAAATGGAAAGATCCTTTTAAAACTAAAAATACTTTTAAGGATGATTTTAAAGATGAAAGTGGAAATACAAAAGTAAAGTTTATGAAGAATTCTGTTTTTATAAATTTTATAAAAACAGAAAAAGAAGAAGCAGTTGAACTTCCATATGATGATAATCGATTTGATTTTATTGCTGTAATGCCAGCTTCTAATATAAACTTAAATGATTATATTAATAGTTTTGATGAAAATACAATAAAGAATATGCTAGGTAACATGACCGGCGGTGAAGTAACTGTAATGCTACCTAAGTTTACATCCGAGTTTCAAATGTCTTTGAATGATGTTCTTAAAAGTATGGGACTAGATAATTTATTTAATAAGAATGAAGCTGATTTTAGTAAAATGTACTATAGGGCGAATGATATAGACAATAATCTTTATATATCAGATATTCAGCATAAAACTTTTGTTAAAATTGATGAAAGTGGAACGGAAGCAGCGGCAGCAACAGAAATAAAGCCGAAAGAGACATTATGTAGACCTACTAAAGATAACATAGAAATTAAGTTTAATCGTCCATTTGTTTATATGATTATAGATACTAAAACATCAATTCCCGTGTTTATGGGAGTTATGAGAAATCCATCTTAA
- the gltA gene encoding NADPH-dependent glutamate synthase has protein sequence MDRMKRTPIREQKVEDRIKNFEEVCLGYSEEEAKLEANRCLQCKKPGCMKKCPVSNNIPGFIKAIREDNYAEAAKIISNTSSLPAVCGRVCPQELQCEGGCVLGIKGEPMAIGKLERFAADWCRKNDVSFNEKGESNGKKVAVIGSGPAGLACAGDLAKFGYDVTIFEAAHEAGGVLTWGIPEFVLPKNIVKHEVENLKKLGVKIKKDVVVGKTVTVDGLLNEENFKAVFLGTGAAVPNFMGIPGENLKGAASANEFLTKINLMKDYKDEYDKQLISGKKVVVVGGGNVAIDAVRAALRLGSEAHIVYRRTEKEMPARVEEIKFAKAEGIEFHVLTNPVEILGDEEGWVKGIKCIKMELGEPDDSGRRRPIPIKGSEFIIDADRVIMAIGTRASTLISDTTKEINVNRKNCFVVDEETGKTSKPHVYAGGDNVTGPATVILAMAAGRRAAKAIDEEIKAE, from the coding sequence TTGGATAGAATGAAAAGAACGCCAATAAGAGAGCAAAAGGTTGAAGATAGAATTAAAAATTTTGAAGAGGTTTGCCTTGGATATAGTGAAGAAGAAGCTAAATTAGAGGCTAATAGATGTCTTCAATGTAAAAAACCAGGATGCATGAAAAAATGTCCAGTATCAAATAATATACCCGGTTTTATAAAAGCTATAAGAGAAGATAATTATGCTGAAGCAGCCAAGATAATATCTAATACAAGTTCACTTCCTGCAGTATGTGGAAGAGTATGTCCTCAAGAGCTTCAATGTGAAGGTGGATGTGTGCTTGGTATAAAAGGTGAGCCTATGGCAATAGGAAAACTTGAAAGATTTGCAGCTGATTGGTGCAGAAAAAATGATGTTTCTTTTAATGAGAAGGGAGAATCTAACGGTAAAAAAGTTGCAGTAATTGGGAGTGGCCCAGCTGGACTTGCATGTGCTGGAGATCTTGCAAAGTTTGGATATGATGTTACTATATTTGAAGCAGCACATGAAGCAGGCGGAGTCTTAACATGGGGAATACCAGAGTTTGTACTTCCTAAGAACATTGTAAAACATGAAGTAGAGAATTTAAAAAAATTAGGCGTTAAAATTAAAAAAGATGTTGTTGTTGGAAAAACAGTAACAGTAGATGGACTTTTAAATGAAGAGAATTTTAAAGCTGTGTTTTTAGGAACAGGAGCTGCAGTGCCAAACTTTATGGGTATACCTGGTGAAAACCTAAAGGGAGCAGCATCTGCAAATGAATTTTTAACTAAAATAAATTTAATGAAGGATTATAAAGATGAATATGATAAGCAACTTATTTCAGGTAAAAAGGTTGTAGTAGTTGGTGGAGGAAATGTTGCTATTGATGCTGTTCGTGCAGCGTTAAGACTAGGATCAGAAGCTCACATAGTATACAGAAGAACTGAAAAAGAAATGCCTGCAAGGGTTGAAGAAATTAAGTTTGCTAAGGCAGAAGGAATAGAGTTTCATGTTTTAACTAATCCAGTTGAGATATTAGGTGATGAAGAAGGATGGGTTAAGGGCATTAAATGCATAAAAATGGAGCTTGGAGAACCTGACGATTCTGGCAGAAGAAGACCTATTCCAATAAAAGGTTCAGAATTTATAATAGATGCAGATAGAGTTATAATGGCTATAGGAACAAGGGCAAGTACTTTAATATCCGATACTACAAAGGAAATTAATGTAAATAGAAAGAACTGTTTTGTAGTTGATGAGGAGACAGGAAAAACTTCAAAGCCTCATGTATATGCAGGTGGAGATAATGTAACAGGACCTGCTACAGTAATACTTGCAATGGCGGCAGGTAGAAGAGCTGCTAAGGCCATTGATGAAGAGATAAAAGCTGAATAA
- a CDS encoding sensor histidine kinase has protein sequence MNSLNVKELETNYNKDKFFRNLFFILAFGLYVVLQVVFLNYKFSIEVNEVFKALFNMFVLFSAVITYKILHKTYIFYIIIACSTITCIDIICLTSIIKYIAVSDEFLNLIVNINSATDCITYAYIYGTFIVLGRKKANINIKITYSIFFASIGIVVAFIMCMARFNVNFKYLPIVTCVIITLIFLYTLFLKGQYIKKKNLVKEYIFLYLIIMMANIFCINRALVFFSLFMELISSILIYIMVSEKIFYKSLRKVFYDTKQNINKIKLEKESYKNVLEKFKDGIIIQEQNKIIFMNKVQRNMFDLSANEIVKDKGISDFIHKGYSDDKKDTDGKVTTVKGKELYLEVNKFDILVDGKKLVLNVVKDISNIKHAEKIETEIVKMRENDKAKGEFFANISHELRTPINVIYSALQVMQIRIDKIDFGKQIDEKAGIDKYIKILKQNCYRLLRIISNLIDITKIDTGFLKPCVSNREIISLVENISMSIVPYLHQKGMELIFDTDVEEKYVKCDPDMIERIMLNLLSNAVKFRRENGEVLINMHDKGSKIVLEVEDNGIGIPKEKQNIIFKRFKQVNPSRTSSCQGSGIGLSLVKSIVEMNNGKISVESKENVGTKFTIEFPAIQNEIMKEYVNVKKVDDNNIKNIVEKVNIEFADIYID, from the coding sequence TTGAATAGTCTTAATGTGAAGGAGCTTGAAACTAATTATAATAAGGACAAGTTTTTTAGAAATCTTTTTTTCATTTTAGCATTTGGATTATATGTCGTTTTACAAGTTGTATTTTTAAATTATAAATTTTCTATAGAAGTGAACGAAGTTTTTAAAGCATTGTTTAATATGTTTGTGCTATTTTCGGCTGTTATAACTTATAAGATTTTACATAAAACATATATTTTTTATATTATTATAGCATGTTCTACTATTACCTGCATTGATATAATTTGTTTAACTAGTATTATTAAATATATTGCTGTATCTGATGAGTTTTTAAATTTAATAGTCAACATTAACTCAGCAACGGATTGTATTACATATGCGTATATTTATGGTACTTTTATTGTACTGGGAAGAAAAAAAGCAAATATAAATATAAAAATTACTTATTCTATATTTTTTGCAAGTATAGGTATAGTTGTTGCTTTTATTATGTGCATGGCAAGATTTAATGTTAACTTTAAGTATTTACCTATAGTTACATGCGTAATAATAACTTTAATTTTTCTTTATACTTTATTCTTAAAAGGCCAATATATAAAGAAGAAAAATTTGGTTAAGGAATACATATTTTTGTATTTAATTATAATGATGGCTAACATATTTTGCATTAATAGGGCGTTAGTGTTTTTTAGTCTTTTTATGGAGCTTATATCTTCAATATTAATCTACATTATGGTGTCCGAAAAAATATTTTACAAAAGTTTGCGTAAAGTATTTTATGATACAAAGCAAAATATTAATAAAATAAAGCTAGAAAAAGAGTCATATAAAAATGTGCTTGAAAAATTCAAGGATGGAATTATAATACAAGAACAAAATAAGATAATATTTATGAATAAAGTTCAAAGGAATATGTTTGATTTATCTGCTAATGAAATTGTTAAAGATAAAGGTATAAGCGATTTTATACACAAAGGGTATTCTGATGATAAAAAAGATACTGATGGGAAAGTAACTACAGTTAAGGGCAAAGAATTATATTTAGAGGTTAATAAATTTGATATACTAGTTGATGGAAAAAAGTTAGTTTTGAATGTAGTAAAGGATATTTCTAATATAAAGCATGCTGAAAAAATTGAGACTGAAATTGTTAAGATGAGAGAAAATGATAAGGCTAAGGGAGAATTCTTTGCCAATATATCTCACGAACTTAGAACACCTATAAATGTTATATATAGTGCATTGCAGGTCATGCAAATAAGAATTGATAAAATAGATTTTGGTAAGCAAATTGATGAGAAAGCTGGTATAGATAAGTATATAAAGATATTAAAGCAAAATTGTTATAGGCTTCTTAGGATTATAAGTAATTTGATTGATATAACCAAGATTGATACGGGATTTTTAAAACCATGTGTTAGTAACAGGGAAATAATAAGCTTAGTAGAAAATATAAGTATGTCTATAGTACCTTACCTACATCAAAAGGGAATGGAACTGATATTTGATACTGATGTGGAAGAAAAGTATGTTAAATGTGACCCTGATATGATAGAGAGGATAATGCTAAATTTATTATCTAATGCAGTAAAATTCAGAAGAGAGAATGGAGAGGTACTTATTAATATGCATGATAAGGGTTCTAAAATAGTACTTGAGGTAGAGGACAATGGTATAGGAATTCCTAAGGAAAAACAAAATATAATATTTAAAAGATTTAAGCAAGTTAATCCATCTCGCACAAGTTCATGTCAGGGGAGCGGAATAGGTCTTTCATTAGTGAAATCCATAGTAGAGATGAATAATGGGAAAATAAGTGTAGAAAGCAAGGAAAATGTGGGGACGAAATTTACTATAGAGTTTCCAGCAATACAGAATGAAATTATGAAGGAATATGTAAATGTGAAAAAAGTAGATGATAATAACATTAAAAATATTGTGGAAAAAGTAAATATAGAGTTTGCCGATATATATATTGATTAA